The Allocatelliglobosispora scoriae genome contains a region encoding:
- a CDS encoding substrate-binding domain-containing protein, whose product MSAGMTRRSLTGAALMMVAVAAVGCSSPTGEQSGDEKAPVKVGLVYSQSGPLASYGKQYMEGFTAGLAYATGGTGKVNGRTVEVTQADDAGDPAKAVSAAKDLIGKGVKILAGSTASGVGLQVAPLAAQNKVLFISGAAATDGLTGVNRYTFRSGRQSYQDVLTAKSFIGDPTGKKVLVFAQDGAFGKANEAAVKAVIGGAGATVTSVLVPATATEFTPFASQVMTAKPDLVFVAWAGTTATTMWQALDQQGVLGSTTVVTGLDQKASYQVFGAAGGKISFLCHYFDGAATNAVATAAKAAIPGGSLDLFHPDGFTAAQLIVRAITEGGDDVEKMITALEGYSFDGVKGKLTVRAADHALLQPMFQVKLTEGVPSLVKALTADEAAPPAVAMK is encoded by the coding sequence ATGAGCGCAGGGATGACGAGGCGGTCGCTGACCGGCGCCGCCCTCATGATGGTCGCGGTGGCGGCGGTGGGTTGTTCAAGCCCGACGGGTGAACAGTCGGGTGACGAGAAGGCTCCGGTCAAGGTCGGTCTGGTCTACTCCCAGTCTGGGCCGCTCGCGAGCTACGGCAAGCAGTACATGGAGGGGTTCACCGCAGGTCTCGCCTACGCGACCGGCGGCACCGGCAAGGTCAACGGGCGGACCGTCGAGGTCACCCAGGCCGACGACGCGGGTGACCCGGCGAAGGCGGTCTCGGCGGCAAAGGACCTGATCGGCAAGGGCGTCAAGATCCTCGCCGGGTCGACGGCGTCGGGTGTCGGCCTGCAGGTGGCCCCGCTCGCGGCGCAGAACAAGGTCCTCTTCATCTCGGGCGCCGCGGCGACGGACGGCCTCACCGGGGTCAACCGCTACACGTTCCGCTCCGGTCGCCAGTCCTACCAGGACGTGCTGACCGCGAAGTCGTTCATCGGCGACCCCACCGGTAAGAAGGTGCTGGTCTTCGCCCAGGACGGCGCGTTCGGCAAGGCCAACGAGGCGGCGGTCAAGGCGGTCATCGGCGGTGCGGGCGCCACGGTCACGAGCGTTCTCGTCCCGGCGACGGCGACGGAGTTCACGCCCTTCGCCAGCCAGGTGATGACGGCGAAGCCGGACCTGGTCTTCGTGGCCTGGGCCGGTACGACGGCGACCACGATGTGGCAGGCACTGGACCAGCAGGGTGTGCTCGGCTCGACCACGGTCGTCACCGGGCTCGACCAGAAGGCCTCCTACCAGGTCTTCGGTGCGGCCGGCGGCAAGATCTCCTTCCTCTGCCACTACTTCGACGGCGCGGCGACCAACGCGGTCGCGACGGCGGCGAAGGCCGCGATCCCCGGCGGGTCGCTGGACCTCTTCCACCCGGACGGCTTCACCGCCGCGCAGCTCATCGTCCGTGCCATCACCGAGGGCGGTGACGACGTGGAGAAGATGATCACAGCGCTGGAGGGCTACTCCTTCGACGGCGTGAAGGGCAAACTGACGGTCCGCGCCGCCGACCACGCCCTGCTGCAGCCGATGTTCCAGGTGAAGCTGACCGAAGGCGTCCCGTCCCTGGTGAAGGCGCTGACCGCGGATGAGGCGGCCCCACCCGCGGTGGCGATGAAGTAG
- a CDS encoding heavy metal translocating P-type ATPase → MQTAQLIELKIGGMTCATCAGRVEKKLNRMPGVSATVNFATETAYVEHPAEVSVDDLVATVEATGYTAEPPAAEKADEPAESRDPLAVRLLISAALSLPVLVLSMVPAWQFTNWQWLALTLAAPVVVWGAWPFHRAALVNARHGVATMDTLISLGVIAAFGWSLYALFLGDAGTAGMRMSMTWLAGSVTETHLYLEVATTLTTFLLAGRWFEHRAKRRAGSALRALLELGAKEAVLADGRRVPIESLQVGTVFQVLPGEKVATDGEVVEGSSAIDAALLTGESVPIEVTVGDQVAGATINSGGRLLVRATRVGAQTQLARMAKLVTEAQSGKAPVQRLADRVSAVFVPTVITLAVATFGFWWGGTGNLTAAFTAAVAVLIVACPCALGLATPVALLVGTGRGAQLGVLIKGPQVLESTRRVDTVLLDKTGTVTSGRMTLIGTPDEHLLVMAASVEQHSEHPIARAVVAAAPRLLPVTEFRALPGLGAEGLVGGARVLVGRASLLRERGVGVPDDGLGGMAVAIDGAFAGRLAVADSVKPSSAAAIAALRELGLRPILLTGDAEATARAVAAEVGIDATDVIAEVMPADKASVVSRLQADGHVVAMVGDGVNDAPALATADLGLAMGTGTDVAIEAADLTLVRGDLTSAADAIRLSRATLRTIKQNLFWAFAYNVAMLPLAAMGLVTPVLAGLAMALSSIFVVLNSLRLFRFAGLPVAGRGARSL, encoded by the coding sequence ATGCAGACAGCGCAATTGATCGAATTGAAGATCGGCGGCATGACCTGCGCGACCTGCGCCGGTCGGGTCGAGAAGAAGCTCAACCGGATGCCGGGGGTCTCGGCGACGGTCAACTTCGCCACCGAGACCGCCTACGTCGAGCACCCCGCCGAGGTGAGCGTCGACGACCTCGTCGCGACGGTCGAGGCGACGGGCTACACAGCCGAGCCGCCGGCCGCCGAGAAGGCCGACGAGCCGGCCGAGAGCCGTGATCCGCTCGCCGTCCGGCTGCTGATCAGCGCAGCACTGAGCCTGCCGGTCCTGGTGCTGAGCATGGTTCCGGCCTGGCAGTTCACCAACTGGCAGTGGCTGGCGTTGACGCTCGCCGCCCCGGTGGTCGTCTGGGGCGCGTGGCCCTTCCACCGGGCCGCCCTGGTCAACGCCCGGCACGGCGTGGCGACGATGGACACGCTGATCAGCCTCGGCGTCATCGCCGCCTTCGGCTGGAGCCTCTACGCCCTCTTCCTCGGCGACGCCGGGACGGCCGGGATGCGGATGTCGATGACCTGGCTCGCCGGGTCGGTCACCGAAACCCATCTCTACCTCGAGGTCGCCACGACGCTGACCACCTTCCTGCTCGCGGGGCGCTGGTTCGAGCACCGGGCCAAGCGCCGGGCCGGATCGGCTCTGCGGGCGTTGCTGGAGCTCGGTGCGAAGGAGGCGGTGCTCGCCGACGGCCGACGGGTGCCGATCGAGTCGTTGCAGGTCGGCACTGTCTTCCAGGTGCTTCCCGGCGAGAAGGTCGCCACCGACGGCGAGGTCGTCGAGGGCAGCAGCGCCATCGACGCCGCGCTCCTCACCGGCGAGAGCGTGCCGATCGAGGTGACCGTCGGCGATCAGGTGGCCGGAGCGACCATCAACTCCGGCGGCCGGCTGCTCGTGCGGGCCACGAGGGTCGGCGCGCAGACGCAGCTGGCGCGGATGGCGAAGCTCGTCACCGAGGCGCAGTCCGGCAAGGCACCGGTGCAGCGGCTCGCCGACCGGGTCAGCGCGGTCTTCGTACCGACCGTGATCACGCTCGCCGTCGCCACCTTCGGCTTCTGGTGGGGCGGCACGGGCAACCTCACCGCCGCCTTCACCGCCGCCGTCGCGGTGCTCATCGTCGCCTGCCCGTGCGCGCTCGGGCTCGCGACACCGGTCGCGCTCCTCGTCGGTACGGGTCGGGGGGCGCAGCTCGGCGTGCTGATCAAGGGGCCGCAGGTGCTCGAATCCACCCGCCGGGTCGACACGGTGCTCCTCGACAAGACCGGCACCGTGACGAGCGGGCGGATGACCCTGATCGGCACTCCCGACGAGCACCTGCTGGTCATGGCGGCGAGCGTCGAGCAGCACAGCGAGCATCCGATCGCGCGGGCCGTCGTCGCCGCCGCACCCCGGCTGCTTCCGGTCACGGAGTTCCGCGCCCTGCCGGGGCTGGGTGCCGAAGGGCTCGTCGGCGGGGCGCGGGTCCTCGTCGGCCGGGCTTCGCTGCTGCGGGAGCGCGGGGTGGGCGTACCCGATGATGGTTTGGGGGGTATGGCCGTCGCGATCGACGGTGCCTTCGCCGGGCGGTTGGCGGTCGCCGACTCGGTGAAGCCGAGCTCGGCGGCGGCGATCGCCGCGCTGCGGGAACTGGGCCTGCGCCCGATCCTGCTGACCGGCGACGCGGAGGCGACCGCCCGCGCCGTCGCGGCCGAGGTCGGCATCGATGCGACCGACGTGATCGCGGAGGTCATGCCCGCCGACAAGGCCTCGGTGGTGAGCCGGCTCCAGGCCGACGGGCACGTCGTGGCGATGGTCGGTGACGGGGTCAACGACGCACCCGCCCTCGCCACCGCAGACCTGGGCCTGGCGATGGGGACCGGCACCGACGTGGCGATCGAGGCGGCCGACCTGACCCTGGTCCGCGGCGATCTGACCTCGGCGGCCGACGCGATCCGGCTCTCCCGGGCCACCCTGCGGACGATCAAGCAGAACCTGTTCTGGGCCTTCGCCTACAACGTGGCGATGCTGCCGCTGGCGGCGATGGGGCTGGTCACACCGGTGCTCGCGGGCCTGGCCATGGCGTTGTCCAGCATCTTCGTCGTCCTCAACAGCCTGCGGTTGTTCCGGTTCGCCGGGCTACCCGTGGCCGGTCGGGGTGCAAGGTCGTTGTAA
- a CDS encoding heavy-metal-associated domain-containing protein encodes MENAMSVQTTYQIKGMTCGHCAQAVTGELTGLMGVHQVEIDVPAGTAAVVSNAPLPIDEVRTAIEEAGYELVGVDG; translated from the coding sequence ATGGAGAATGCGATGTCCGTGCAGACGACATACCAGATCAAGGGAATGACCTGTGGGCACTGCGCACAGGCGGTGACCGGCGAGCTCACCGGGCTGATGGGGGTGCACCAGGTCGAGATCGACGTCCCGGCCGGCACGGCCGCCGTCGTCAGCAACGCACCGCTCCCCATCGACGAGGTGCGCACCGCCATCGAAGAGGCGGGTTACGAGCTGGTCGGCGTCGATGGCTGA
- a CDS encoding C40 family peptidase, with protein sequence MIGLVAVQAPASAEPGDPKTPAELRQRITTSSHQLEVVVERYNLLRDDLRTTVAQIGVLKRQFAPLQAKIGAHQERIGVIASAAYMASGTAPVNALLRADSAHTVINNLLVLDSLARDQHSEIASLVYLRHQYESAQQTLGTLIETGREQQKQLAADRARIEGDIAQLQRWRNLSVATGSATVTRKGDLRIGWIKPEVTGAQAKVLDFALAQLGKSYRFAAEGPNSFDCSGLVTAAFKLVGVTLPHHSGRQFEKVKKIKRSQLRAGDLVFYYRDLHHVAIYIGGNRMIHAPSEGENVRVDLVDYQPVAGFGRVPTPASPPGKK encoded by the coding sequence GTGATCGGGCTCGTCGCGGTGCAAGCCCCGGCGAGCGCCGAGCCGGGTGATCCGAAGACCCCGGCGGAGCTCCGCCAGCGCATCACGACCTCATCGCACCAGCTGGAGGTCGTGGTCGAGCGATATAACCTGCTGCGCGACGACCTGCGCACCACGGTGGCGCAGATCGGGGTGCTCAAGCGGCAGTTCGCGCCGCTCCAGGCCAAGATCGGTGCACACCAGGAGCGGATCGGCGTGATCGCCTCGGCCGCATACATGGCGAGCGGGACCGCTCCGGTCAACGCGCTGCTGCGGGCCGACTCGGCGCACACGGTGATCAACAACCTGCTGGTCCTCGACTCGCTCGCCCGGGACCAGCACTCCGAGATCGCCTCGCTCGTCTACCTCCGCCACCAGTACGAGTCGGCGCAGCAAACCCTCGGCACCCTCATCGAGACCGGCCGGGAGCAGCAGAAACAGCTCGCGGCCGATCGGGCCCGCATCGAGGGCGACATCGCGCAGCTGCAACGCTGGCGCAACCTCTCCGTCGCGACCGGATCGGCCACCGTCACCCGCAAGGGCGACCTGCGGATCGGCTGGATCAAGCCCGAGGTCACCGGCGCGCAGGCGAAGGTGCTGGACTTCGCGCTGGCGCAGCTCGGCAAGAGCTACCGATTCGCCGCCGAGGGTCCCAACAGCTTCGACTGCTCGGGACTGGTCACGGCGGCGTTCAAGCTGGTGGGGGTGACCCTCCCGCATCATTCGGGCCGCCAGTTCGAGAAGGTCAAGAAGATCAAACGCAGCCAGCTCCGCGCGGGTGATCTCGTCTTCTACTACCGCGACCTGCACCATGTGGCGATCTACATCGGTGGCAACCGCATGATCCACGCGCCGAGCGAGGGCGAGAACGTCCGCGTGGACCTCGTCGACTATCAGCCCGTCGCCGGTTTCGGCCGGGTGCCGACCCCCGCCAGCCCGCCGGGGAAGAAGTAG
- a CDS encoding ABC transporter ATP-binding protein — protein MLEVVELSWRVGDIAIVDGVSLRLDRGEFLGVIGPNGAGKTSLFNLITGSRRASAGRVLLDGTDISGLATHRRAQLGLGRTFQASSVFGALSVRENVRLGVQAKLGGSFRLWRRAGSFREVTERADQHLATVGLSGRGDALAGTLAHGEKRKLEIALLLAGEPTVMLLDEPMAGVASEDVPDLVEVIRGLTRHTGAAVLMVEHHMDVILGLADRLAVMHHGSLLACDTPEAVMANPTVQEAYLGEAL, from the coding sequence GTGTTGGAAGTGGTTGAGCTGTCTTGGCGGGTGGGGGACATAGCCATCGTCGACGGCGTTTCGCTGCGGCTTGATCGCGGGGAGTTCCTCGGGGTGATCGGGCCGAACGGGGCTGGGAAGACCTCGCTGTTCAACCTGATCACCGGATCCCGGCGCGCCTCAGCCGGGCGGGTGCTGCTGGACGGGACCGACATCAGCGGGCTCGCCACGCATCGGCGGGCGCAGCTCGGGCTGGGACGCACGTTTCAGGCGTCGTCGGTCTTCGGGGCGCTGAGCGTACGCGAGAACGTGCGCCTCGGCGTACAGGCGAAGCTCGGCGGGTCCTTCCGGCTGTGGCGCCGGGCCGGTTCGTTCCGCGAGGTGACGGAGCGCGCCGATCAGCACCTCGCCACCGTCGGGTTGAGCGGCCGGGGTGACGCGCTGGCGGGGACGCTGGCGCACGGCGAGAAGCGGAAGCTGGAGATCGCGCTGCTGCTCGCCGGTGAGCCGACCGTGATGCTGCTCGACGAGCCGATGGCCGGGGTGGCGTCGGAGGACGTACCGGACCTGGTCGAAGTGATCCGAGGGCTGACCCGCCACACCGGTGCCGCCGTCCTCATGGTGGAGCACCACATGGATGTCATCCTCGGCCTCGCCGACCGCCTCGCCGTGATGCACCACGGTTCACTGCTCGCCTGCGACACGCCGGAAGCCGTCATGGCGAACCCGACCGTGCAAGAGGCCTACCTGGGGGAGGCGCTGTGA
- a CDS encoding branched-chain amino acid ABC transporter permease: protein MAKERVIATLLKRYWPVGVVIVLALLPFNGLTIPGVFDGPLNSTGVLQILATCLVFGGLASSYDLLFGRTGLLSFGHALYVAGGAYGTAILTEAGLPLWQAAIAAVLLATTVAAALGAVALRVHGIAFSMVTLAFAQVGAVLVARDPGGVTGGEEGLPLVGLPDFFLGVQNTYKLYWVALAYLVFVTAVVGRVVASPTGRVLAGIRDDERRVGVLGLDPYRFKLGAFVLSGFLAAVGGAVYVLLVGGASPHIASSELTLGLLVMVVLGGPATRVGPVIGGVLYTYLDHRLTDVSTGLPGPLRQPLFVLGVVFILAVYFFPGGLAGVGTRPKPATG from the coding sequence ATGGCGAAGGAACGCGTGATCGCGACGCTGCTCAAGCGATACTGGCCGGTCGGCGTGGTGATCGTGCTGGCGCTGCTGCCCTTCAACGGGCTGACCATCCCCGGTGTCTTCGACGGCCCGCTCAACTCCACCGGCGTGCTGCAGATCCTCGCCACCTGCCTCGTCTTCGGCGGCCTCGCCAGCAGCTATGACCTGCTCTTCGGCCGGACAGGGCTGCTCTCCTTCGGCCACGCCCTCTATGTCGCGGGCGGTGCCTACGGCACGGCGATCCTGACCGAGGCGGGGCTGCCGCTGTGGCAGGCGGCGATCGCGGCGGTCCTGCTCGCCACCACCGTCGCGGCGGCGCTCGGCGCGGTGGCGCTGCGGGTGCACGGGATCGCCTTCTCCATGGTGACTCTCGCCTTTGCGCAGGTGGGAGCCGTGCTGGTGGCGCGAGACCCCGGTGGGGTGACCGGCGGCGAGGAGGGGTTGCCGCTCGTCGGCCTGCCCGACTTCTTCCTCGGCGTACAGAACACCTACAAGCTCTACTGGGTGGCCCTGGCCTACCTGGTCTTCGTGACGGCCGTGGTCGGCCGGGTCGTCGCCTCGCCGACCGGGCGCGTCCTCGCCGGAATCCGCGACGACGAGCGCCGGGTGGGAGTCCTGGGGCTCGATCCCTACCGCTTCAAGCTCGGCGCCTTCGTCCTGTCGGGCTTCCTGGCGGCGGTCGGCGGCGCGGTCTACGTGCTGCTCGTCGGGGGTGCGTCACCGCACATCGCCTCGTCGGAGCTGACGCTCGGCCTGCTCGTGATGGTGGTGCTCGGCGGTCCGGCGACCCGGGTCGGTCCGGTCATCGGCGGCGTGCTCTACACCTACCTCGATCACCGGTTGACCGATGTCTCGACGGGATTGCCCGGACCGCTGCGCCAACCCCTCTTCGTGCTCGGGGTCGTCTTCATCCTCGCGGTCTACTTCTTCCCCGGCGGGCTGGCGGGGGTCGGCACCCGGCCGAAACCGGCGACGGGCTGA
- a CDS encoding inositol monophosphatase family protein yields the protein MLDRVESIVREVAATVVVPKFRALEAGEIEEKAPGELVTVADRESERVLALRLTDLLPGSLVVGEESVSADPAVLDLLQGPEPIWVIDPIDGTANFAAGREPFALMVALVQAGQPRLAVIFEPIAGLMSMAESGSGAFINGERVTMATVPVPTSELRGSVLSRFLPPELRARVQEGAASLGELLPGHHCAAREYPDVVRDVQQFAMFWRVLPWDHVPGTLVVREAGGVVRRFSGDDYNMTESGQGLLIARDEEVYDQVRQALLA from the coding sequence GTGCTTGATCGGGTTGAATCCATCGTACGCGAGGTAGCGGCGACCGTTGTGGTGCCGAAGTTCCGGGCACTCGAGGCGGGGGAGATCGAGGAGAAGGCACCGGGGGAGCTGGTGACCGTCGCGGATCGGGAATCCGAGCGGGTGCTCGCCCTGCGCCTCACCGACCTGCTTCCCGGTTCGCTCGTCGTCGGCGAGGAGTCGGTCTCCGCGGATCCGGCGGTACTGGACCTGCTGCAGGGGCCGGAGCCGATCTGGGTGATCGACCCCATCGACGGCACCGCCAACTTCGCGGCCGGTCGGGAACCCTTCGCACTGATGGTCGCCCTCGTCCAGGCGGGACAGCCGCGGCTCGCCGTCATCTTCGAGCCGATCGCCGGGCTCATGTCGATGGCGGAGTCGGGTTCCGGTGCCTTCATCAACGGGGAGCGGGTCACGATGGCGACTGTGCCCGTACCCACCTCGGAACTTCGCGGCTCGGTGTTGAGCCGCTTCCTGCCGCCCGAGCTTCGTGCCCGCGTGCAGGAGGGTGCGGCGAGCCTGGGGGAGCTGCTGCCCGGCCACCACTGCGCGGCGCGGGAGTATCCCGATGTGGTGCGTGACGTGCAGCAATTCGCCATGTTCTGGCGGGTGCTGCCGTGGGATCACGTGCCGGGGACCCTCGTCGTCCGCGAAGCCGGCGGCGTCGTCCGGCGCTTTAGTGGCGATGATTACAACATGACCGAGAGTGGTCAAGGATTGCTGATCGCCCGGGACGAGGAGGTCTACGACCAGGTGCGACAGGCGCTTCTCGCCTGA
- a CDS encoding metal-sensitive transcriptional regulator — translation MVTQSVDSHAGHDNSYSSAEDKEALLSRLRRVEGQVRGIQRMVEQDTYCIDVLTQISAATKALQAVAVGLLEGHLGHCVVQAARDGDPTAKVKEASDAIARLVR, via the coding sequence ATGGTCACCCAGAGTGTGGACTCCCACGCCGGTCACGACAACAGCTACTCGTCGGCCGAGGACAAGGAAGCGCTGCTCAGCCGCCTCCGGCGGGTCGAGGGCCAGGTCCGCGGCATCCAGCGGATGGTCGAGCAGGACACCTACTGCATCGATGTGCTGACCCAGATCTCGGCGGCGACGAAGGCGCTCCAGGCGGTCGCCGTCGGCCTGCTCGAGGGCCACCTCGGCCACTGCGTGGTCCAGGCCGCACGTGACGGCGACCCGACGGCGAAGGTTAAAGAGGCGTCCGACGCCATCGCGCGCCTGGTCCGCTAG
- a CDS encoding branched-chain amino acid ABC transporter permease → MSTIVLLTITGLGLAGLYFLIASGLSLVFGLADVLNFAHGWFLSVGAYATYWAVPHFGFAGGALFGVAAAAAVAALVELVMIRPLYTRTIAQVLVTVGLSLAGVALLQSIWGPDPLAFPRPAWSQSVWHVLGAKVPVTSLMLIAGAVVVLAGLLAFLRWTRYGLIIRAGVENREMVTALGIDVRKAFTLVFAIGGAAAGLAGALSGVYLGSVSPGGGTSLLIFAFIVVVIGGMGSITGSAVAAVVVGVLQQFMNYYGPAGSGEICVIALLALVLLVRPSGLTGRNA, encoded by the coding sequence ATGAGCACCATAGTTCTGCTGACCATCACCGGGCTCGGGCTCGCCGGTCTCTATTTCCTCATCGCGTCCGGGCTCTCGCTCGTCTTCGGCCTCGCCGACGTGCTCAACTTCGCGCACGGCTGGTTCCTGTCGGTGGGTGCCTACGCGACCTACTGGGCGGTGCCGCACTTCGGGTTCGCCGGTGGGGCGCTCTTCGGTGTCGCAGCCGCTGCGGCGGTCGCCGCACTCGTCGAGCTGGTCATGATTCGGCCGCTCTATACGCGTACCATCGCGCAGGTTCTGGTGACCGTGGGCCTGTCGCTGGCGGGAGTGGCGCTGCTGCAGTCGATCTGGGGACCGGACCCGCTGGCGTTCCCGCGACCGGCCTGGAGCCAGTCGGTCTGGCACGTGCTCGGCGCGAAGGTGCCGGTGACCTCGCTGATGCTGATCGCCGGTGCCGTGGTCGTGCTCGCCGGGCTGCTCGCCTTCCTGCGCTGGACCCGTTACGGCCTGATCATCCGGGCCGGCGTGGAGAACCGGGAGATGGTGACGGCGCTCGGCATCGATGTCCGCAAGGCGTTCACCCTGGTCTTCGCGATCGGCGGTGCGGCGGCGGGGCTCGCGGGTGCGCTCTCGGGCGTCTACCTCGGCTCGGTCTCGCCCGGCGGCGGTACGTCGTTGCTGATCTTCGCCTTCATCGTGGTGGTGATCGGCGGGATGGGTTCGATCACGGGTTCGGCCGTGGCGGCGGTCGTCGTCGGCGTGCTCCAGCAGTTCATGAACTACTACGGCCCGGCCGGCAGCGGCGAGATCTGCGTGATCGCGCTGCTCGCCCTGGTGCTGCTGGTCCGCCCCTCGGGCCTGACGGGAAGGAACGCCTGA
- a CDS encoding ABC transporter ATP-binding protein: MTILDVSGLDVSLSGLRILQGVSFAVAPTGVTVLLGRNGVGKTTTLRAIVGLVPGTGAVTLAGERILGRRTHEIIRKGIGYVPEDRCVFGGLTVAENLRLAERGPADYDLVFDLFPELKKRSAQRAGTLSGGQQQMLALGRVLLVTNRLLLIDEPTKGLAPKVVTEVADALGRVAERVPVLLVEQNLAVVRRLAADAVVLAAGKVAWQGGARELLADAELTKSLLGVGSHG; the protein is encoded by the coding sequence GTGACGATCCTCGACGTCAGCGGGCTCGACGTCAGCCTCAGCGGGCTGCGGATCCTGCAGGGGGTCTCGTTCGCTGTCGCGCCGACGGGTGTGACGGTGCTGCTGGGCCGCAACGGCGTCGGCAAGACCACCACGCTGCGCGCGATCGTCGGGCTGGTCCCCGGCACGGGCGCGGTCACCCTCGCCGGTGAGCGGATCCTCGGGCGGCGTACGCACGAGATCATCCGCAAGGGCATCGGCTACGTTCCCGAGGACCGGTGCGTCTTCGGCGGGCTGACCGTGGCGGAGAACCTGCGCCTCGCCGAACGCGGCCCGGCCGACTACGACCTCGTCTTCGACCTCTTCCCGGAGCTGAAGAAGCGCTCCGCGCAGCGGGCCGGCACCCTCAGCGGCGGGCAGCAGCAGATGCTCGCGCTGGGCCGGGTGCTGCTCGTGACGAACCGCCTGCTCCTCATCGACGAGCCGACCAAGGGCCTCGCGCCGAAGGTCGTCACCGAGGTGGCCGACGCGCTGGGCCGGGTGGCCGAGCGGGTGCCGGTGCTGCTCGTCGAGCAGAACCTCGCCGTGGTGCGCCGGCTCGCCGCCGATGCCGTGGTGCTCGCCGCCGGGAAGGTCGCCTGGCAGGGCGGCGCCCGCGAGCTGCTCGCCGATGCCGAGCTGACCAAGTCCCTCCTCGGCGTGGGGAGCCACGGATGA
- a CDS encoding coiled-coil domain-containing protein, translated as MQNLEAASTGFLEAEAALDASRRKQLDLAVKLRMVEAELGPLRKEVGDIAGIAYQTGRLGTVGALLASNSPDAFLGRAMMLETMTQRQNIALSRLVRAQAEMAEAKSQIDIEVKKQASQAAEMEKRRKATELALSTAGGRKATGWVDPNSPVAKAAKRNSDGSWPRESATVNDPTTSGRITPRTMNALTETLAAKDPITGKKLFNRFVSCYRPGGPYEHPKGRACDWSTVFNGFENANATGDERIYGDRLASFYIKNASRLGVLYVIWYRRIWTPAVGWHNYSGKGGPAGEHTNHVHLSML; from the coding sequence ATGCAGAACCTGGAGGCTGCTTCCACCGGCTTCCTGGAGGCCGAGGCGGCGCTCGACGCGTCCCGGCGCAAGCAACTCGACCTCGCGGTGAAGCTGCGCATGGTGGAGGCGGAGCTGGGACCGCTGCGCAAGGAGGTCGGCGACATCGCCGGCATCGCCTATCAGACCGGTCGGCTCGGCACCGTGGGTGCGCTGCTCGCGAGCAACTCACCCGACGCCTTCCTCGGCCGCGCCATGATGTTGGAGACGATGACCCAGCGCCAGAACATCGCGCTGAGCCGGCTCGTCCGCGCGCAGGCCGAGATGGCCGAGGCGAAGAGCCAGATCGATATCGAGGTCAAGAAGCAGGCGTCCCAGGCGGCCGAGATGGAGAAGCGGCGCAAGGCGACCGAGCTCGCCCTCTCCACCGCCGGTGGCCGCAAGGCGACCGGCTGGGTGGACCCCAACTCCCCGGTGGCGAAGGCCGCGAAGCGCAACTCCGACGGGAGCTGGCCCCGGGAGAGCGCCACCGTCAACGACCCGACGACCTCCGGCCGTATCACTCCGCGCACCATGAACGCGCTGACCGAGACCCTGGCGGCGAAGGACCCGATCACGGGTAAGAAGCTCTTCAACCGGTTCGTCTCGTGCTATCGCCCCGGCGGTCCCTACGAGCACCCCAAGGGCCGCGCCTGCGACTGGTCCACGGTCTTCAACGGCTTCGAGAACGCCAACGCGACCGGTGACGAGCGGATCTACGGGGACAGGCTGGCGTCGTTCTACATCAAGAACGCGAGCAGGCTCGGCGTGCTCTACGTGATCTGGTATAGACGGATCTGGACCCCTGCGGTGGGCTGGCACAACTACAGCGGCAAGGGCGGCCCGGCCGGCGAGCACACCAACCACGTCCACCTCTCGATGCTGTAA